The Pseudanabaena galeata CCNP1313 genome includes a region encoding these proteins:
- a CDS encoding Uma2 family endonuclease has translation MTTTPLPLKPEITTTNISSASNAVLKNISWQTYQAMLADMGDHRSARLNYDQGVVEIRMPSDLHEAINRLLARIVGVLAEELDLPLKEFGSVTLNRQDINKGVEPDSSFYIQNSDRIKGTKIDISVDPPPDLVLEIDITNSSMRSFAVYQQLGIPEIWRYANGTIKVYQLHNGQYQECEFSAAFPMISGVVLDRFLQMLNTEDSISIVRAVRKWLKESS, from the coding sequence ATGACTACTACTCCCCTCCCTCTCAAGCCAGAAATTACTACAACAAACATTAGTAGTGCGAGTAATGCTGTACTAAAAAATATTAGCTGGCAAACCTATCAAGCCATGCTAGCTGACATGGGCGATCACCGTTCAGCACGTTTAAATTATGACCAAGGAGTTGTAGAAATTAGAATGCCGTCTGACCTACATGAAGCAATTAACCGTTTATTAGCGCGAATTGTTGGGGTTTTAGCCGAAGAACTAGATTTGCCATTAAAAGAATTTGGTTCAGTGACGCTCAACCGTCAAGACATCAACAAAGGTGTAGAGCCAGACTCTAGCTTTTATATTCAAAATAGCGATCGCATCAAAGGCACTAAAATCGATATCTCTGTAGATCCGCCCCCAGATTTAGTATTGGAAATTGATATTACTAATTCCAGTATGCGAAGTTTTGCAGTTTATCAACAATTAGGTATTCCTGAAATATGGCGCTATGCCAATGGAACCATAAAAGTTTATCAATTACACAATGGTCAATACCAAGAATGTGAATTTAGTGCTGCTTTTCCGATGATTTCTGGGGTTGTGCTTGATCGCTTCTTACAAATGCTCAACACTGAAGACAGTATTAGCATTGTCCGTGCAGTACGGAAATGGCTCAAGGAAAGTAGTTAA
- a CDS encoding DUF3181 family protein: MSTSERIEQLAATIAEDVYIDIAKWHLYLNDAHLHRPLAEKFYPMLLNGIKSADVTKVLNETMIAIGGGHREIPLSDLIPKSCQNRLVTILEEFEY, encoded by the coding sequence ATGAGTACATCAGAACGTATCGAACAACTAGCTGCCACTATTGCCGAAGATGTTTATATTGATATTGCAAAGTGGCACTTGTACTTAAATGACGCACATTTGCATCGCCCTCTTGCTGAAAAGTTCTATCCCATGTTGCTCAATGGTATTAAGTCGGCGGATGTCACTAAAGTATTAAATGAAACGATGATTGCGATCGGTGGTGGTCATCGTGAAATTCCTTTAAGTGACTTGATTCCTAAGTCTTGTCAAAATCGATTAGTAACGATTTTAGAAGAGTTTGAATATTAA
- a CDS encoding AAA family ATPase, translating to MFTKVQIENYKSIQNLKINLGRVNVFIGENGCGKSNILEAIALASAAAADKLDNEFLAPRGIRVTEPEFMRSAFDKENITKDIKINLKKKQKENLEESNLQFIIQHDNQPYSNWLQAGVIGKLDVLNWVPQGVTSQYEKVALNLKSSEETERIAKITQDFFESQFGEKISYDAITYFLLNLKNKYIQYSDEIKHFIIYSPENSLLRIFAEEGQVQPLGIKGEGLLKLLRVLNNNQDKINEIKQRLNLIDWFDDFKLSVDSELERIIQIKDRYLDKELPYFNQRSSNEGFLFLMFYFALFVSDDTPKFFAIDNIENALNPKLCTRLIQELVELAKKYDKQVIFTTHNPAILDGLDLSDDEQKLFVIYRNMDGHTQARRIAPLEPLDDDEIAPLSEAFINGYIGGLPKNF from the coding sequence ATGTTTACCAAAGTTCAAATCGAGAACTATAAGTCTATCCAAAATCTCAAGATAAATTTGGGTCGGGTTAATGTGTTCATTGGTGAGAATGGTTGTGGGAAGAGCAATATTTTAGAAGCGATCGCGTTGGCTTCTGCTGCCGCCGCTGACAAGTTAGACAATGAGTTTTTAGCTCCTAGAGGAATTAGAGTTACTGAGCCAGAATTTATGCGATCAGCCTTTGATAAAGAGAATATTACAAAAGATATAAAAATAAATTTAAAGAAAAAGCAAAAAGAAAATTTAGAAGAAAGTAATTTGCAGTTTATAATTCAGCATGACAATCAACCTTACTCAAATTGGCTTCAAGCTGGAGTAATTGGGAAACTTGATGTTTTAAACTGGGTTCCTCAAGGTGTAACTAGTCAATACGAAAAAGTAGCTTTAAATCTAAAATCCAGTGAAGAAACTGAGCGTATAGCTAAGATTACTCAAGATTTTTTTGAGAGTCAATTTGGCGAGAAAATTTCATACGATGCAATAACTTACTTCTTACTTAACTTAAAAAATAAGTACATTCAATATAGTGATGAAATCAAACATTTTATAATTTATTCTCCTGAAAACTCTCTGTTACGAATCTTCGCTGAAGAAGGTCAAGTTCAACCTTTAGGCATTAAAGGAGAAGGCTTATTAAAACTTTTAAGAGTTTTAAATAACAATCAAGATAAAATCAATGAAATCAAACAAAGGCTCAATTTAATTGATTGGTTTGATGATTTTAAGCTTTCAGTTGATTCTGAATTAGAAAGAATTATTCAAATTAAAGATAGATACTTAGATAAAGAGTTACCTTACTTTAATCAAAGAAGCTCTAATGAAGGTTTTTTGTTTTTGATGTTTTATTTTGCTTTATTTGTCAGTGATGATACGCCGAAATTCTTTGCGATTGACAATATTGAAAATGCACTAAATCCTAAACTATGTACAAGACTAATTCAAGAATTAGTAGAACTAGCTAAGAAATATGATAAACAAGTTATATTTACAACTCATAATCCTGCGATTTTAGATGGATTAGATTTAAGTGACGATGAACAAAAGCTTTTTGTTATTTATCGAAATATGGATGGGCATACTCAAGCTAGGCGTATAGCTCCATTAGAACCCTTAGACGACGATGAAATTGCGCCTTTGTCAGAGGCTTTTATAAATGGTTATATTGGTGGACTACCGAAAAATTTTTAA
- a CDS encoding cadmium resistance transporter, producing the protein MLAATVSDKPLISPQTTLISREYEEECGISIFAILLLTISLRKNMEWIIGNVAIAITAFTATNIDDILILTIFFAQVDEKFRPRHILIGQYLGFGLILLASLPAYLGGLIIDPKWIGLLGLLPIAIGLKDLFQKQEEVTVQTCAIPEQRKSTLIAPQTYHVAAVTFANGGDNIGVYIPLFASSNAVTLSITIATFLILITVWCYAAKSISSHPAIAKFLTQYSDAIMPFVLIALGIYILYESKTYQLLPFVKS; encoded by the coding sequence TTGCTAGCGGCAACAGTTAGTGACAAGCCTCTTATTTCACCTCAAACAACGCTGATTAGCCGTGAATATGAGGAGGAGTGCGGCATCTCTATCTTTGCTATACTTCTACTGACTATTAGCTTGAGGAAAAATATGGAATGGATTATCGGTAATGTAGCGATCGCAATTACTGCTTTTACTGCTACAAATATCGATGACATTCTCATTCTCACAATTTTCTTTGCTCAAGTTGATGAAAAATTTCGTCCGCGTCATATTCTGATTGGTCAGTACTTAGGTTTTGGATTAATTCTCTTAGCGAGTTTGCCTGCATATTTGGGTGGTCTGATTATTGACCCTAAATGGATTGGACTGTTAGGGCTATTACCGATCGCGATCGGGCTTAAAGATTTATTCCAAAAACAAGAAGAAGTAACTGTGCAAACTTGCGCGATTCCTGAGCAAAGGAAATCAACTCTAATCGCGCCACAGACTTATCATGTGGCGGCTGTCACTTTTGCCAATGGCGGCGACAATATTGGCGTTTATATTCCTCTATTTGCGAGTAGCAATGCAGTTACTCTCTCAATTACGATCGCTACTTTTTTGATTCTGATCACAGTTTGGTGTTATGCCGCCAAAAGTATCAGTAGTCATCCTGCGATCGCTAAGTTTCTTACACAATACAGTGATGCGATCATGCCTTTTGTCTTAATTGCGCTAGGTATTTACATTCTCTACGAAAGCAAAACCTATCAATTGCTTCCTTTTGTTAAATCATGA
- a CDS encoding ABC transporter permease — translation MTTANQGNRSFWRLIINDTTGFVAKRLGQAIIVVLGVSILSFFAITKSPGNCFADLRNNPSTPKKTIEQLEKQLNYDKPEAVQYLLWLQNTLSGDLGVRCQGLAPVTPLIVERAGNTLLMSLASLFTTWFLAIPLGIYSAVKQNTWSDRLIQIVSYGTQGFPSFVLAILLLMLAQNTGWFPVGGMTSIDFADLSPFGKFLDISHHMILPTLTLTVVSFAGLQRIMRGSLLDVLRQDYIKTARAKGLPENKVIYVHALRNAINPLVTLLGFEFGGLLGGAFITEFFFSWPGLGKLLLDATKEKDTNLVMAGLMLGTLMLVVGNLIGDLLLKAVDPRIKLDDME, via the coding sequence ATGACAACTGCAAATCAAGGAAATCGCTCTTTCTGGCGCTTAATCATTAATGATACGACGGGTTTTGTGGCAAAGCGTTTAGGACAAGCGATTATTGTCGTTTTGGGTGTGTCAATTTTAAGTTTTTTTGCAATCACGAAGTCTCCTGGAAATTGCTTTGCAGATCTGCGAAACAATCCCAGTACCCCAAAAAAGACCATTGAACAGTTAGAAAAACAACTGAATTACGATAAGCCTGAAGCAGTACAGTACCTTCTATGGTTACAAAATACTCTAAGTGGTGACTTAGGAGTGCGTTGTCAAGGCTTAGCACCTGTTACACCATTAATTGTTGAGCGGGCTGGCAATACATTGCTGATGTCGCTTGCGTCCTTGTTCACGACATGGTTTTTGGCGATACCCCTAGGTATTTACAGCGCTGTTAAACAAAATACTTGGAGCGATCGCCTGATCCAAATAGTAAGTTATGGGACACAAGGTTTTCCTAGCTTTGTTCTAGCAATCTTATTGTTGATGTTGGCGCAAAATACAGGTTGGTTTCCTGTTGGAGGGATGACTAGTATTGATTTTGCCGATCTCTCACCCTTTGGCAAGTTCCTCGATATTAGCCATCACATGATCTTGCCAACTTTGACGTTGACAGTGGTTAGCTTTGCAGGATTGCAAAGGATTATGCGCGGCAGTTTGCTAGATGTATTGCGGCAAGACTACATCAAAACAGCACGTGCGAAGGGATTACCTGAGAATAAGGTGATCTATGTCCATGCTCTCCGCAATGCCATCAATCCTTTAGTTACATTGTTAGGATTTGAGTTTGGCGGATTACTGGGTGGAGCCTTTATTACAGAGTTCTTTTTTAGCTGGCCGGGATTAGGCAAGTTGTTGCTAGACGCAACCAAAGAAAAAGATACGAATCTGGTTATGGCTGGGCTAATGTTAGGAACTTTGATGTTAGTAGTCGGCAATCTTATTGGTGACTTATTGCTTAAAGCCGTCGATCCGCGCATTAAGCTTGATGACATGGAATAA
- the argH gene encoding argininosuccinate lyase, whose amino-acid sequence MSQPTAPQPWSQRFETALHPAIARFNASISFDINLIEYDITGSQAHSRMLAKVGIISAEEGEMLVNGLEQIHQEYRSGNFNPGVDAEDVHFAVERRLTELIGDVGKKVHTARSRNDQVATDVRLYLRDQIRKIQTDIRTWQQTLVNKAEQYVETFIPGYTHLQRAQPISLAHHLLAYFEMAQRDWTRLDEIYQRVNVCPLGSGALAGTPHPIDRHYTAELLDFGSVGRNSLDGVSDRDFAVEFLCAASLIMVHLSRLSEEVILWSSQEFSFVKLSDRVSTGSSIMPQKKNPDVPELVRGKTGRVFGHLQGLLTIIKGLPLAYNKDMQEDKEGIFDAVVTVRACLEAMTILIDEGIEFQTKRLAEAVAEDFSNATDVADYLASKGVPFREAYQLVGKLVKTCTSEGILLKDLSVERWQTFHPQFEADIVEAIAPAQVVKVRNSYGGTGFEQVRIQVEAAKKLIA is encoded by the coding sequence ATGAGCCAGCCAACAGCCCCCCAACCTTGGAGTCAGCGTTTCGAGACAGCGCTACATCCTGCGATCGCGCGATTTAATGCCAGTATCAGTTTTGACATTAATTTAATTGAATATGACATCACAGGATCGCAAGCGCACTCGCGAATGTTGGCGAAAGTGGGGATCATTAGTGCCGAAGAAGGGGAAATGCTTGTTAATGGTTTAGAGCAAATCCACCAAGAATATCGGTCTGGAAATTTTAATCCTGGGGTTGATGCCGAAGATGTGCATTTTGCGGTAGAGCGTCGCCTGACTGAGTTAATCGGTGATGTTGGGAAAAAAGTGCATACCGCGCGATCGCGTAATGATCAGGTTGCTACCGATGTGCGTTTATATTTGCGTGACCAGATTCGCAAAATTCAAACGGATATCAGAACTTGGCAACAAACTTTAGTGAATAAAGCTGAGCAGTATGTCGAGACGTTCATCCCCGGATATACCCATTTGCAACGTGCCCAGCCAATTAGCCTCGCCCATCATCTGCTTGCTTACTTTGAGATGGCGCAGCGCGACTGGACAAGACTTGATGAAATCTATCAAAGGGTCAATGTTTGCCCCCTTGGTTCGGGCGCATTAGCGGGAACACCTCACCCCATCGATCGCCATTACACCGCCGAACTTTTAGATTTTGGTTCCGTAGGACGCAATAGCCTTGATGGTGTATCCGATCGCGACTTTGCCGTAGAATTTCTCTGCGCTGCGAGTCTAATCATGGTGCATCTCAGCCGCCTTTCTGAAGAAGTAATTCTTTGGTCATCACAGGAATTTAGTTTTGTAAAACTCAGCGATCGCGTCAGTACTGGCTCCAGCATCATGCCCCAAAAGAAAAATCCTGATGTTCCCGAATTGGTACGTGGCAAAACAGGCCGTGTATTTGGACATTTGCAAGGTTTACTGACAATTATCAAGGGCTTGCCTCTAGCTTATAACAAGGATATGCAAGAGGATAAGGAAGGTATCTTTGATGCAGTGGTCACGGTTCGGGCTTGTTTGGAAGCAATGACAATTTTGATTGATGAAGGGATCGAATTTCAGACAAAACGCCTTGCTGAGGCAGTTGCTGAAGACTTCTCTAATGCGACCGATGTTGCCGATTATCTCGCTTCTAAAGGAGTTCCTTTCCGTGAGGCTTATCAACTGGTTGGCAAACTTGTGAAAACCTGTACTAGTGAAGGGATTTTACTCAAGGATTTGTCAGTGGAACGTTGGCAGACTTTTCATCCTCAGTTTGAGGCGGATATTGTCGAGGCGATTGCTCCTGCCCAAGTCGTTAAGGTGCGTAATAGTTATGGTGGTACTGGCTTCGAGCAAGTCCGAATCCAAGTAGAAGCTGCCAAAAAACTTATTGCTTAA
- a CDS encoding rhomboid family intramembrane serine protease produces MFPLHDDNPTQDTSVVVYALILVNVLIFGYQVSLPNFQLGEWLNNWALVPKELIANPSKEAIALFSSQFLHASIFHLVGNMWFLYLFGNNIEDQLGHWKFLFFYLLCGVVAGLVQVITAPTSLVPMVGASGAISGIMGAYLVRFPRARILSLVFLGIFITAIPIPAAVFLGLWIAAQTVYAAMANPNLPGVAYFAHISGFVIGAIAMLLISRLSKD; encoded by the coding sequence ATGTTTCCTTTACATGATGACAATCCCACCCAAGATACTTCTGTAGTTGTCTATGCGTTGATTTTGGTAAATGTGCTGATTTTTGGATATCAGGTCAGTTTGCCAAACTTTCAACTTGGTGAATGGCTAAACAATTGGGCTTTAGTTCCAAAGGAATTAATTGCTAACCCTTCAAAAGAAGCGATCGCTTTATTCTCATCGCAATTTCTCCATGCCAGTATCTTCCATTTAGTTGGGAACATGTGGTTTCTCTATCTATTTGGCAATAATATCGAAGATCAACTTGGGCATTGGAAGTTTTTATTTTTCTACTTGCTTTGTGGAGTTGTGGCGGGACTGGTGCAGGTAATCACGGCTCCCACATCGCTAGTGCCAATGGTGGGTGCTAGTGGTGCAATATCAGGAATAATGGGTGCATATCTAGTCAGGTTTCCGCGTGCAAGGATTTTGAGTCTAGTATTTTTAGGGATTTTTATCACTGCGATTCCCATTCCTGCGGCTGTGTTTTTAGGTTTATGGATTGCAGCACAAACTGTTTATGCTGCAATGGCAAATCCCAATTTACCAGGGGTGGCTTATTTCGCTCATATTAGCGGTTTTGTAATTGGCGCGATCGCCATGCTGCTAATCTCAAGGCTTTCTAAAGATTAG
- a CDS encoding NAD(P)H-quinone oxidoreductase subunit F encodes MILETAWLLPCYGLLGAGLTLPWSLRIVRRTGPRPAAYLNILMTALALVHSCWLLTSVWGQPPQQFEFIWFQTFDLNIACSFELSTISAGASVMIATMSLISQVYGLGSLETDWAIARFCALIGFFEAAITGIAFSDSLFFSYALLEMLTLSTYLLVGFWYAQPLVVTAARDAFWTKRVGDLFLLMAVVTLANLTDSLNFSDLNSWAAAPQTIAYFAEHQQFGTLLGLALIAGPLGKCAQFPLHLWLDEAMEGPNPASILRNSVVVGAGAYVLIKFQPVLSLFPVAAEVSVIIGAITAIGASLVAIAQIDMKRALSHSTSAYLGLVFIAVGMQQPDLALGLLFSHGISKALLFLSSGAVMMSTMTQDLTEMGGIKTRMPATLVAFIVGSLGLVALVPFGGFWTLLRWEETFWNSDPWLIAIALLVNSITAFGLMRLFGLVFLGPVQPKTRRVPEVAWQVALPLVSLTIITLLVPILLPSWDFVDIDLNTVDVLSATVLSASGLFGFGVGAYIYIKPYYGTTTSVSMPPKFIRSSWKAVQDLLAYDLYVQTIYKYTVVLIVGGGSKVLAWIDRYLVDGSVNFLGFASIFSGESLKYTVTGRLQQYVLTIMIGLILIGFAAFYGLN; translated from the coding sequence ATGATCCTAGAAACAGCTTGGTTACTTCCTTGCTATGGTTTGCTGGGCGCAGGGCTTACCCTTCCTTGGTCGTTAAGGATAGTACGTCGTACTGGTCCCCGTCCTGCGGCTTACCTAAATATTTTAATGACAGCCCTTGCCTTAGTGCATAGTTGTTGGTTATTAACATCAGTTTGGGGGCAACCTCCTCAACAATTTGAGTTTATATGGTTTCAAACGTTTGATTTAAATATTGCCTGCTCCTTTGAACTCTCCACGATTAGTGCTGGTGCATCAGTGATGATCGCCACCATGAGCTTAATCTCACAGGTCTATGGGTTAGGATCGCTAGAAACTGACTGGGCGATCGCCAGATTTTGTGCCTTAATTGGTTTTTTTGAAGCGGCGATTACAGGGATAGCCTTTAGTGACTCCTTGTTTTTTAGCTATGCTTTACTAGAAATGCTGACCCTCTCCACCTATTTATTAGTAGGATTTTGGTATGCACAGCCCCTAGTAGTCACCGCAGCAAGAGATGCTTTTTGGACAAAGCGGGTTGGTGACTTGTTTTTGTTAATGGCTGTAGTTACACTCGCCAATCTTACGGACAGTCTAAATTTTTCTGATCTAAACTCATGGGCTGCCGCACCACAAACGATCGCCTATTTTGCCGAACATCAACAATTTGGCACTTTATTGGGGCTAGCTCTAATTGCGGGGCCACTAGGTAAATGCGCTCAGTTTCCCTTACATCTCTGGCTTGATGAGGCGATGGAAGGTCCAAACCCAGCGTCGATTTTGCGAAATTCAGTTGTTGTGGGCGCTGGAGCCTATGTGCTGATCAAGTTTCAACCTGTATTGTCTTTGTTTCCTGTCGCTGCGGAAGTCTCGGTGATCATTGGCGCAATTACCGCGATTGGTGCATCGTTAGTAGCGATCGCCCAAATCGATATGAAACGCGCTCTATCCCACTCCACCAGTGCTTACCTCGGTCTAGTTTTCATCGCTGTGGGGATGCAACAACCTGATCTAGCTTTGGGGCTACTCTTTAGTCATGGCATCAGCAAAGCGCTGCTATTCCTAAGTTCAGGTGCGGTGATGATGTCTACCATGACTCAAGATCTCACGGAAATGGGAGGCATTAAAACGCGAATGCCCGCCACCCTAGTCGCCTTCATTGTTGGCTCACTAGGACTAGTAGCGCTGGTTCCCTTTGGAGGATTTTGGACACTCTTACGCTGGGAAGAAACTTTTTGGAATAGTGACCCTTGGCTAATTGCGATCGCCTTATTAGTAAATAGCATTACCGCCTTTGGACTGATGCGCCTATTTGGGCTGGTATTCCTCGGCCCCGTTCAACCTAAAACCCGTCGTGTTCCCGAAGTCGCTTGGCAAGTCGCACTTCCATTAGTCTCACTGACAATCATTACTTTACTTGTTCCCATCTTGCTTCCATCGTGGGACTTTGTAGATATCGACTTAAATACAGTTGATGTTTTGAGTGCGACCGTATTATCAGCTTCAGGCTTATTTGGTTTTGGGGTAGGTGCATACATCTATATCAAGCCCTATTATGGCACTACCACTTCAGTATCTATGCCTCCCAAATTTATTCGCAGTTCATGGAAAGCGGTTCAGGATTTACTTGCCTACGATCTCTATGTGCAGACTATCTATAAATATACGGTGGTCTTAATTGTGGGCGGCGGTTCTAAGGTTTTAGCTTGGATAGATCGCTACTTAGTTGATGGCTCCGTCAATTTTTTGGGATTTGCTTCGATATTTAGTGGCGAGAGTCTGAAATATACGGTGACAGGTCGATTACAGCAGTATGTGCTAACGATCATGATCGGGCTTATTCTGATTGGCTTTGCTGCTTTTTATGGTCTTAATTAA
- a CDS encoding phage tail protein, producing the protein MYTFGAIVEGITDFPIINSILIGYFQDSKIDINPISPINFKASSNYDKVFKSCKPEKLKRAFLANRYIIIHVDTDVSESFGVSHYENNQPLSPQQLIDKTVDKFKKQMGEEFYSQYGHRIIFAIAVHSIECWLFPLLASDDKSAEIENCCQTLEKTVPSFRKKYDYYQEITERYRNHDDLLNLYSKNPSLKIFIEQLESRNIEISEES; encoded by the coding sequence ATGTATACATTTGGCGCAATTGTAGAAGGAATAACTGATTTTCCTATTATTAATAGTATTTTGATAGGATATTTTCAAGACAGTAAAATTGATATCAACCCGATTAGCCCTATCAACTTTAAAGCCTCATCTAATTACGACAAAGTTTTTAAAAGCTGTAAGCCAGAAAAATTAAAACGAGCTTTTCTAGCTAACAGATATATTATTATTCATGTCGATACTGATGTATCCGAAAGTTTTGGCGTTTCACATTACGAAAATAATCAACCACTTTCTCCACAACAATTAATTGATAAAACAGTCGATAAATTTAAAAAGCAGATGGGAGAAGAATTTTATAGTCAGTATGGACATCGAATTATTTTTGCGATCGCAGTCCATTCAATAGAGTGCTGGCTATTTCCTTTATTAGCCTCTGATGATAAAAGTGCAGAAATAGAAAACTGTTGTCAAACTTTAGAAAAAACCGTTCCCAGCTTTAGGAAAAAATACGATTATTATCAAGAAATTACCGAGAGATACCGCAATCACGATGATTTATTAAATCTCTATTCTAAAAATCCAAGCTTGAAGATTTTTATTGAGCAACTTGAGAGTAGAAATATTGAAATATCTGAAGAATCATGA
- a CDS encoding sensor histidine kinase, protein MTIVTPNPVFQSMRRRLALWYAIVTAILLIVFATGFYLYVQTTLIDRIDDTIDHVAEVIERSLIRSNLIDLESDFSRSFSANAQAIDADHIDIDWFSPSGEILWTTNANTEPLQQRERGILQPLYRTVHLSEAEPLRQMIEPIVINDKLLGYLRISHPWFEVTKPVKQLFLDLAIGTTLMVFVVLLCGWWLAGIAMEPVRESYQRLKQFTADASHELRNPIAVIQTNVQVALADPHPDLEFQRSQLEAIERITRRLGRLIEDLLFLARHDGGITNQRREPCNLSQILREVGEEQQTIAQQKQISLELPSLEPKLSVSGDRDRLGRLFTNLVSNAIAYTSAGGKVQITVQITSQNQIQVQVQDTGMGIPEAELSQIFERFYRYQPQKNIKSSSKSSNLYTSGSGLGLAIAKAIAESHQGQIKVESKVGQGTIFTVSFLNSN, encoded by the coding sequence ATGACCATTGTCACTCCCAATCCTGTCTTTCAGTCAATGCGCCGCCGTTTGGCGCTTTGGTATGCGATTGTCACGGCAATTTTATTAATTGTGTTCGCGACAGGATTCTATCTATATGTGCAGACAACCTTAATCGATCGCATTGACGACACAATCGACCATGTTGCGGAAGTAATCGAGCGATCACTGATACGGTCTAACTTAATTGATTTAGAATCAGATTTTAGTCGCAGCTTTTCGGCAAACGCTCAAGCGATCGATGCCGATCATATTGATATTGACTGGTTTAGCCCCAGCGGAGAGATTCTCTGGACGACTAATGCGAATACGGAGCCATTACAACAGAGAGAGAGAGGAATCTTACAACCACTCTATCGCACTGTGCATTTGTCAGAAGCAGAGCCATTGCGACAGATGATTGAGCCAATTGTGATTAATGACAAACTATTGGGATATTTGCGAATTAGTCATCCTTGGTTTGAAGTTACTAAACCCGTCAAGCAATTGTTTCTCGATTTGGCGATCGGCACAACGCTGATGGTATTTGTGGTTTTACTATGCGGTTGGTGGTTAGCTGGGATCGCTATGGAACCTGTGCGCGAATCCTACCAACGTTTAAAACAGTTCACCGCCGATGCTTCCCATGAACTTCGCAATCCCATCGCTGTGATTCAAACTAATGTCCAAGTTGCCCTTGCCGATCCTCATCCTGATCTAGAATTTCAGCGATCGCAACTGGAAGCAATTGAGAGAATTACCAGACGTTTAGGTAGATTAATCGAAGATTTGCTATTTTTAGCAAGACATGATGGTGGTATTACTAATCAAAGGCGGGAGCCTTGCAATTTATCGCAAATTTTGCGTGAGGTGGGTGAAGAGCAACAGACGATCGCGCAACAAAAACAAATCAGTTTGGAGCTACCTAGCTTGGAACCAAAACTATCGGTGTCAGGCGATCGCGATCGCCTAGGGCGTTTGTTTACCAATCTCGTCAGTAATGCGATCGCCTATACTTCCGCAGGTGGGAAAGTCCAAATTACCGTGCAAATCACTTCTCAAAATCAAATCCAAGTTCAAGTTCAAGATACTGGGATGGGGATTCCTGAAGCAGAGCTATCTCAAATTTTTGAGCGTTTCTATCGCTACCAACCACAAAAAAACATTAAATCTAGTTCTAAATCTAGTAATCTCTACACCAGTGGTTCAGGGCTGGGATTAGCCATTGCCAAAGCGATCGCCGAAAGTCATCAGGGACAAATCAAGGTAGAGAGCAAGGTCGGTCAGGGAACAATATTTACGGTAAGTTTTTTAAATTCTAACTGA
- a CDS encoding 2TM domain-containing protein, which produces MPKLSKPPDPNDPEYQNLERRVNFYLHLAIYSACMTCMWFIQSITEKVWIWSIWVAVIWGILILGHGIWVLSQEKPIQKA; this is translated from the coding sequence ATGCCCAAGTTATCAAAACCACCAGATCCTAACGATCCTGAATACCAAAACCTCGAACGCAGAGTTAACTTTTATCTACACCTTGCTATCTACTCAGCTTGCATGACCTGTATGTGGTTTATCCAGTCAATTACGGAGAAAGTCTGGATCTGGTCAATTTGGGTTGCCGTGATCTGGGGAATCCTCATCCTCGGTCATGGGATTTGGGTATTGTCTCAAGAAAAACCGATCCAGAAAGCTTGA
- the patD gene encoding heterocyst frequency control protein PatD, whose translation MAQDYGNLIDDLQEQLERLQILIAPQSEPASEIVKEWRRSLDEIQKFFQSKIINTNLEITPQNLSLQVEIDKQLKMLSVDLSMLQTSRSQATWQKRHQQACDRFTLLARYCQMH comes from the coding sequence GTGGCACAGGACTATGGAAATTTGATTGATGATTTGCAAGAGCAGTTAGAAAGATTGCAAATATTGATCGCTCCACAGTCAGAACCTGCCTCTGAAATCGTCAAAGAATGGCGGCGATCGCTGGATGAAATCCAAAAGTTTTTTCAGTCAAAAATTATCAATACCAATTTAGAGATAACGCCCCAAAATTTATCTTTGCAAGTGGAAATTGATAAACAATTAAAAATGCTCAGCGTGGATTTAAGCATGTTGCAAACTTCCCGCAGTCAAGCCACATGGCAAAAGCGACATCAACAAGCCTGCGATCGCTTTACTTTATTAGCCCGCTATTGCCAAATGCATTGA